In one Rutidosis leptorrhynchoides isolate AG116_Rl617_1_P2 chromosome 8, CSIRO_AGI_Rlap_v1, whole genome shotgun sequence genomic region, the following are encoded:
- the LOC139863129 gene encoding uncharacterized protein: MVEGDIKAAREIQNKQVTQPKQASSKGSFKSKKSRDGQQKGRFSQSGSSSNRRVWCNGCKSTHADHCTNLTKRCMRCRVMGHDIQACSFKENVCWNCHKSGHRSVDCPSARKMSSGVGTGARTASVRGSSASSTGQKRKTPPRPEVRAFQMSVDTATTADDAITCMFLVNSTPARVLFDCGANRSFISTRFCDKLNLPISMLPEPLEVEVASGKTVPVTTSVSGISIEIDGSVFSVTCLVMLIPSFDVVLGMNWLSFHKASIKCHKKLISFPLSDGTCVISRGERGGFGCPLISMMKARKSIAKGCDTFLAYVIDANKEKKTVADILVVRDFPEVFPDELPGLPPVREVECRIELMPGSTPVAKAPYRLAPFELCDMMTQIQDLLDRGFIRLSLSLWGAPVLFVKKKDESEHADHLRQVLELLKREQLYAKFSKCEFWLCEVQSLGHVICQEGIKVDPSKIEGVMNWNAPKTPTEIKSFLGLAGYYHRFIKDFSKIAGPLTKLTRKDVSFQWNDVQEKAFQTLKQL; the protein is encoded by the exons ATGGTGGAAGGAGACATTAAGGCGGCCAGAGAAATTCAAAACAAACAAGTGACGCAACCCAAGCAAGCTTCAAGTAAAGGTAGTTTTAAATCAAAGAAGTCCCGTGATGGTCAACAGAAGGGAAGATTTTCCCAAAGTGGTAGTAGTTCGAATCGGAGGGTGTGGTGCAATGGTTGTAAATCGACTCATGCGGATCATTGTACTAATTTGACAAAGAGGTGCATGCGGTGCAGAGTAATGGGTCATGATATTCAGGCTTGCTCATTCAAAGAAAATGTTTGCTGGAATTGCCATAAATCAGGGCACAGATCAGTTGATTGTCCATCTGCAAGAAAGATGAGTTCTGGGGTAGGGACAGGAGCAAGGACAGCGTCAGTAAGGGGATCTTCGGCTTCATCAACTGGACAGAAGCGTAAGACTCCTCCAAGACCTGAAGTAAGAGCCTTCCAGATGTCGGTAGACACAGCTACTACTGCCGACGATGCTATCACCTGTATGTTTTTGGTTAACTCTAcacctgctcgtgtattgtttgattgcgGAGCCAATCGTTCTTTTATTTCTACTAGATTCTGTGATAAGTTAAACTTGCCTATTTCTATGTTACCTGAACCGTTAGAAGTGGAAGTAGCCAGTGGTAAGACCGTTCCAGTCACAACATCTGTGTCTGGAATAAGTATAGAAATAGATGGGAGTGTATTTTCGGTGACTTGCTTAGTGATGctcatacctagctttgatgtagttctAGGTATGAACTGGTTGAGTTTCCATAAGGCAAGTATAAAATGTCATAAGAAACTGATTTCTTTCCCTTTATCTGATGGGACATGTGTTATATCCCGGGGTGAACGGGGTGGGTTTGGTTGTCCTTTGATTTCGATGATGAAGGCTAGGAAATCGATAGCAAAGGGATGTGATACGTTTCTCGCGTATGTAATTGATGCTAATAAAGAGAAAAAGACGGTAGCTGATATTCTAGTAGTGCGTGACTtcccagaagtatttccagatgaattACCGGGTTTGCCGCCAGTTAGGGAAGTAGAATGCAGAATTGAGTTGATGCCAGGATCTACACCAGTGGCTAAAgctccttataggttagctccTTTCGAGTTATGCGACATGATGACGCAAATTCAGGATTTGCTAGATCGTGGGTTTATACGACTGAGTTTATCACTGTGGGGTGCTCCagtgttattcgtgaaaaagaaagatg AGTCTGAGCATGCTGATCACCTACGTCAAGTATTAGAATTGTTGAAACGAGAACAGCTTTACGCCAAgttttccaaatgtgaattttggttatgtGAAGTTCAGTCTCTGGGTCATGTTATTTGTCAAGAAGGTATCAAAGTGGATCCATCCAAAATAGAAGGGGTAATGAATTGGAATGCACCGAAAACTCCGACCGAAATTAAGAGTTTTTTGGGTCTAGCAGGGTATTACCACaggtttatcaaggatttctctaaGATTGCGGGTCCATTAACAAAGTTAACTAGAAAGGATGTATCTTTTCAATGGAATGATgtgcaagagaaagcatttcagacaTTGAAGCAGCTATAG